Proteins encoded by one window of Lycium barbarum isolate Lr01 chromosome 11, ASM1917538v2, whole genome shotgun sequence:
- the LOC132620185 gene encoding uncharacterized protein LOC132620185: MVIRKCVVLTVDELACLQLPPLVNGVPESTTAPVLDDDDFASTTPHNDTHQKGVVQSKSPPSKKRRQMSVGTSSSKKADLQPETIPISNISPRRKTPIVQTRKSASPIGNEQVHVNTPSVQFPTSTKQDEVCLMMQEIDEFKKSVSVKDEFNDLHKLINDNLTTILQAIEAIKGNKDSEKGAARESTFQQHDNGIHNKSPIQNRSYTTHFPTEVSDELPVSVYCYCIHKYNTLYFTETASLPKGLVGDVGVNEVNSTSDTLRDSTQEIQGPSDILGDYVEPEPFGSQIPIKTADVIVVTPAAIPINEGSNMLVHDNIVQGVSSSSFCAGTDHSNQVTPHNVVVEFEGIHVGKEQEHVPQYELTDEFLPTQNTITKIVMTLRKERRPGPLQMSPYMTNFGSASGSSVKLTEIFDKKHPFDNNCIIGRHDAKLFGEFSKWVKEGLLVWHDSRKNKEDHYKKGKAKLPTSMDCGIKKISDKNWFYLLSMEGQMWNDEHLDVMFYYFRKKAKYDTNSTYKFTTVDCVFNTKIDVIHKGYLDPDGAISVGKQEDVLCEYVKGHRLHCIVPWHLVDYVFIPVNIKEKNHWLLAVLSFLDRRLYMYDSYRAAGHDATVRSQIDKLANLLPLYLLLTDFYQSKQGVDWNYHPAYKDKAPADKFDVMFVDNLPQQRPGSMYVNFWIFKTDIYEDNTSFKYSFCFFVSLFRARIVECMLLHMRSI; this comes from the exons ATGGTGATTAGGAAATGCGTAGTCCTGACGGTCGATGAGCTTGCTTGTCTTCAATTGCCTCCACTTGTCAATGGTGTACCAGAAAGTACCACTGCCCCCGTccttgatgatgatgattttgctTCTACAACACCCCATAACGACACACATCAAAAGGGAGTTGTTCAATCAAAATCTCCACCGTCTAAGAAACGTAGGCAGATGTCTGTTGGGACTTCGTCATCAAAGAAAGCAGATCTGCAACCTGAAACAATTCCAATTTCCAACATTTCTCCCCGTAGGAAAACGCCTATTGTACAAACAAGAAAGTCGGCTTCTCCAATTGGGAATGAACAAGTGCATGTAAATACCCCATCTGTCCAGTTCCCGACATCTACCAAACAAGACGAGGTGTGTCTCATGATGCAAGAAATTGATGAATTTAAAAAGTCAGTGAGT GTAAAGGATGAGTTCAATGATTTGCACAAATTGATCAATGACAACTTGACAACGATTCTTCAAGCTATTGAAGCAATTAAAGGGAATAAGGATTCTGAAAAG GGTGCTGCCAGAGAATCTACATTTCAGCAACATGATAATGGAATACACAATAAATCACCGATACAAAATAGGAGTTATACGACTCATTTTCCAACAGAGGTATCTGATGAGTTGCCTGTATCAGTCTATTGCT ACTGTATTCATAAATATAACACCTTATATTTTActgaaacagcctccctacctaag GGCCTAGTGGGAGATGTTGGTGTAAACGAGGTTAATTCTACTAGTGATACATTAAGGGATTCAACACAGGAAATTCAGGGACCAAGTGACATTTTGGGAGATTATGTCGAACCAGAG CCGTTTGGATCACAAATCCCTATCAAGACAGCTGATGTTATCGTTGTTACTCCTGCTGCCATACCTATCAACGAAGGAAGCAACATGTTAGTTCATGATAATATTGTGCAAGGTgtatcttcttcttcattttgtgCCGGTACAGATCATTCTAATCAAGTGACGCCGCACAATGTCGTTGTTGAGTTTGAGGGTATTCATGTTGGTAAGGAACAGGAACATGTGCCTCAGTATGAGCTGACGGATGAATTCCTTCCAACACAGAATACTATAACAAAAATTGTCATGACTTTGCGTAAAGAGAGGCGTCCTGGCCCTTTGCAAATGTCTCCTTACATGACAAATTTTGGGTCAGCTTCAG GTAGTTCAGTTAAGTTGACAGAGATATTTGACAAAAAACACCCATTTGATAATAATTGCATCATAGGGCGACATGATGCCAAGCTGTTCGGTGAATTCTCAAAATGGGTAAAAGAGGGGCTGCTTGTGTGGCATGATAGCAG AAAGAACAAAGAGGACCACTACAAAAAGGGTAAAGCAAAACTGCCAACATCCATGGACTGTGGTATTAAGAAAATCAGCGACAAAAATTGGTTCTATCTTTTATCAATGGAGGGTCAGATGTGGAATGACGAG CATCTTGATGTCATGTTTTACTACTTCCGGAAAAAAGCCAAATATGATACAAATAGCACATACAAGTTTACCACTGTAGACTGTGTTTTCAATACCAAAATTGATGTTATTCACAAAGGCTATCTTGACCCGGATGGTGCTATAAGTGTTGGGAAACAAGAAGATGTTTTATGTGAATACGTTAAAGGCCACCGGTTGCATTGCATTGTCCCGTGGCATTTGGTTGACTATGTATTCATCCCAGTCAACATTAAAGAAAAAAACCATTGGCTTTTGGCAGTCCTTTCATTCCTTGACAGACGTCTATATATGTATGATTCGTACCGAGCGGCTGGTCATGATGCAACTGTTAGATCTCAAATAGACAAACTCGCCAATCTATTGCCCTTGTATTTACTTTTAACAGACTTCTACCAGTCCAAGCAGGGAGTTGATTGGAATTATCACCCTGCGTATAAAGACAAAGCACCGGCTGACAAATTTGACGTCATGTTTGTTGACAATTTGCCACAACAGAGGCCTGGAAGCATGTATGTCAATTTTTGGATTTTTAAAACTGACATATATGAGGATAATACATCAtttaaatatagtttttgtttcttTGTTTCTTTGTTTCGTGCAAGGATTGTGGAATGTATGTTGCTGCATATGCGGAGTATTTGA
- the LOC132619202 gene encoding S-type anion channel SLAH1-like, producing MGEEAFESTIKVTISDEKIHSKDVAKKSMSSTSLLSKLHAGYFRITLSLGGQALLWKILTEHLVKSQTFKHKYHSLPSTTFLLLWWISLCTLMILSFLYILRCIFHFQLVKSEFLHPVGVNYLFAPWISWLLLLQSVPFTIPNLYSCQVLWWIFVVPVVILDVKIYGQWFTTERKFLSMVANPTSQLSVLGNLVGAWIASQMEWKESAICIFTLGLAHYLVVFITLYQRLSGSNHLPAMLRPSFFLFVAAPSMASLAWASISGDFDMPCRMLFFLSLFLFISLVCRPAIFKKSMRKFNVAWWAYSFPLTFLALASAQYAHQVKGHVASGLMLLLSALSVLVFVGLTVSTALNLDMLLHDHDRYLNFTRSTN from the exons ATGGGGGAAGAAGCTTTTGAGTCGACAATCAAGGTCACAATAAGTGATGAGAAAATTCACTCTAAAGATGTTGCCAAGAAATCAATGTCTTCTACTTCCCTATTGTCTAAACTTCATGCAGGCTATTTCAGAATTACCCTCTCTCTAGGTGGTCAAGCGTTGTTATGGAAAATTCTAACTGAACATTTGGTCAAATCACAAACCTTTAAACACAAATATCACTCACTCCCTTCAACTACTTTCCTTCTACTATGGTGGATTTCACTTTGTACCCTTATGATCCTCTCTTTTCTCTACATTTTAAGGTGCATTTTTCACTTCCAATTAGTGAAATCAGAGTTCTTGCACCCTGTTGGTGTCAATTATCTCTTTGCACCATGGATTTCTTGGCTTCTATTGCTCCAATCAGTGCCATTCACAATCCCAAATCTTTATTCTTGCCAAGTTTTATGGTGGATATTCGTAGTCCCCGTGGTGATTCTCGATGTGAAAATTTATGGACAATGGTTCACTACTGAGAGGAAGTTCTTGTCAATGGTTGCAAATCCAACAAGTCAACTTTCTGTTTTGGGAAATTTGGTTGGTGCTTGGATAGCTAGCCAAATGGAGTGGAAGGAAAGTGCAATTTGCATATTTACACTTGGATTAGCACACTATTTAGTTGTGTTTATCACGCTTTATCAGCGATTATCGGGTAGTAATCACCTTCCTGCCATGCTTAGACCTTCATTTTTCTTGTTTGTGGCTGCACCTAGCATGGCTAGCTTAGCATGGGCTTCTATTTCTGGGGATTTTGATATGCCATGCAGAATGCTCTTTTTTCTTTCACTATTTCTCTTCATCTCTTTG GTTTGTAGACCAGCAATATTCAAGAAATCAATGAGGAAATTCAATGTTGCATGGTGGGCTTATTCATTTCCCCTCACATTCCTAGCCTTAGCCTCTGCACAATATGCACATCAAGTGAAAGGCCATGTTGCTTCTGGGCTAATGCTTCTTCTCTCTGCCCTCTCTGTTCTTGTTTTTGTTGGTTTGACTGTGTCCACAGCCCTCAATCTTGACATGCTGTTGCATGATCATGATAGATATTTAAACTTCACTAGGAGCACTAACTAG